The following are from one region of the Candidatus Methylomirabilota bacterium genome:
- the ccsA gene encoding cytochrome c biogenesis protein CcsA codes for MSGLLSLAVIAYVCATGLALAYLIQREELIYRIGAVVTLGGWVLHGLALASVGLQTGRPPVGTIADAISVAAWVAVGLMMWVERTYGLRVLSAFVLPVVLMLSLSSVTRALGLGPIDRALSSAWLTVHIALALVGIAAFVLNFAGAIMYLLQERQLKGKRPGAVYYRLPSLATLDRLSYRTLAYGFPFLTIAIILGSLSASAAWGSFFAFDPLAMLSFVAWAIYAATLAGRTAAGWHGRRAAYFSVIGFAALVLTLGAGLFLPGRHGS; via the coding sequence ATGTCGGGTCTTCTGAGCCTCGCGGTCATTGCGTATGTCTGCGCGACGGGACTCGCCCTTGCCTACCTGATCCAGCGTGAGGAGCTCATCTACCGGATCGGCGCCGTCGTCACGCTGGGCGGCTGGGTCCTGCACGGGCTGGCCCTGGCCAGCGTGGGGCTGCAGACGGGGCGGCCCCCGGTCGGCACCATCGCCGATGCCATCTCGGTTGCCGCCTGGGTGGCCGTGGGGCTCATGATGTGGGTCGAGCGGACGTACGGCCTCAGGGTGCTGAGCGCCTTCGTCTTGCCCGTGGTGCTGATGCTGAGCCTGTCGTCGGTGACGCGCGCGCTGGGTCTCGGGCCGATCGACCGGGCCCTGTCGAGCGCCTGGCTCACCGTCCACATCGCGCTCGCTCTCGTGGGCATCGCCGCCTTCGTCCTCAACTTCGCCGGCGCCATCATGTATCTGCTCCAGGAGCGCCAGCTCAAAGGCAAGCGACCGGGCGCCGTCTACTACCGCCTGCCCTCGCTCGCCACGCTGGATCGTCTGTCCTACCGGACCCTCGCCTACGGCTTCCCCTTTCTCACCATCGCCATCATCCTGGGCAGCTTGTCGGCGAGCGCGGCCTGGGGCAGTTTCTTCGCCTTCGACCCACTGGCGATGCTGTCGTTCGTGGCATGGGCCATCTACGCGGCGACGCTGGCGGGCAGGACCGCCGCCGGCTGGCACGGCCGCCGCGCCGCCTACTTCTCGGTCATCGGCTTCGCCGCGCTCGTGCTGACGCTGGGGGCGGGCCTCTTCCTGCCCGGCCGGCACGGCTCCTGA